In Tsuneonella dongtanensis, a single window of DNA contains:
- a CDS encoding nitroreductase, with protein sequence MSNASIPTYDEVVTGRRSIRGYLDKPVPRALIEEVLALAMRSPSSMNTQPWHFHVITGEPLDRIRRGNTENILAGVPDSREFRRGSAFAGVHRERQIGVAKQLFEAMGIARDDKDGRQDWVLRGFRQFDAPVCVIITYDRVLDDGDDSKFDCGAVTTALVNAAWSRGLGCVINSQGIMQSPVVREHAGIPDDQIIMKAVALGWPDESFPANAVVSHRKTVDEAARFIGFPD encoded by the coding sequence ATGAGCAACGCATCCATTCCCACCTACGACGAAGTCGTGACAGGTCGCCGCTCCATCCGCGGCTACCTCGACAAACCTGTCCCGCGCGCACTGATCGAGGAAGTGCTCGCGCTGGCGATGCGCTCGCCTTCGTCGATGAACACCCAGCCGTGGCACTTCCACGTAATCACGGGTGAGCCGCTCGACCGCATCCGCCGGGGCAACACCGAGAACATCCTCGCCGGAGTGCCCGACAGCCGCGAGTTCCGCCGCGGCAGCGCCTTCGCCGGAGTTCACCGCGAACGACAGATCGGCGTCGCCAAGCAGCTGTTCGAAGCGATGGGCATAGCACGCGACGACAAGGACGGGCGGCAGGATTGGGTGCTGCGCGGTTTCCGCCAGTTCGATGCCCCGGTCTGCGTGATCATCACCTACGACCGCGTTCTCGACGATGGCGACGACAGCAAGTTCGATTGCGGCGCCGTAACGACCGCGCTCGTCAATGCCGCGTGGAGCCGGGGCCTCGGCTGCGTCATCAATTCCCAAGGCATCATGCAAAGCCCGGTTGTTCGCGAGCACGCGGGCATTCCCGATGACCAGATCATCATGAAAGCGGTCGCGCTTGGCTGGCCAGACGAATCCTTCCCGGCCAATGCAGTGGTGAGCCACCGCAAGACGGTAGACGAAGCGGCACGGTTCATCGGCTTTCCCGATTGA
- a CDS encoding putative bifunctional diguanylate cyclase/phosphodiesterase codes for MAVRNLLKGFASVADDITSDGLRATMLDDFEQTGIAWIWASDADGTLNYLSPAAAGALDVPLPQLLGQPVATLFETDPDDPDNRSGRPLGFQLKARSKVQDVVVRCALPQARTGKPVWLSLSGQPKIDSSGKFHGYRGAAKDVSVEYQRKIEDQRLAEFDSLTGLYNRHRMNRRLEGVLAAYKAAKRVCALMMLDLDRFKQVNDTMGHPAGDNLLQQVAERLRNVIGDRGEIGRLGGDEFQVILPDMDDRGKLGELAEKVIQIVSQPYPIDDKRAIIGTSVGIAIAPYDGLESDELIRASDLALYAAKNGGRGQFRFYSADLKDEEEERALLLDDLREALAADELQLHYQPVVRISDNMVVGMEALMRWEHEERGWVPPGTFIPVAEESSLIAPLGEWALHRACRDAMEWPETVRVAVNVSARQFTANGFVDVVAAALQESGLAPDRLELELTESVFMGDSETTEVTFNALKKIGVRLALDDFGTGYSSLSYLRSAPFDKLKVDKSFVDTCTQKDQNSAKIITAIIGLSKALGMETTVEGVEAFDQLDVVKKRGAELVQGWIYSKAMPQAMVLANIHSGEFKIEPSGPDKHRADRRSMFRRIGIIHGDHRYEAVIRDLSKNGAFIEGLVGVPKGTQFVLDLGSGQLVVSEVMRSEGAQLGVEFETPLVNDGAGGLCTRHRVSPYALAAAGMPLTSFAAGGATPLNQQAPTTPPAFMQVQVGSGG; via the coding sequence ATGGCAGTCAGGAATCTCCTCAAGGGTTTTGCGAGCGTAGCGGACGATATCACCAGCGATGGTCTGCGCGCGACCATGCTCGACGACTTCGAGCAGACCGGAATCGCGTGGATCTGGGCATCGGACGCCGACGGGACGCTGAATTACCTGTCACCTGCGGCGGCAGGAGCACTCGATGTGCCGCTACCTCAACTGCTCGGCCAGCCGGTTGCAACGCTTTTCGAGACCGACCCGGACGATCCCGACAATCGCTCGGGCCGCCCGCTCGGTTTTCAGTTGAAGGCGCGAAGCAAGGTACAGGATGTGGTCGTGCGCTGCGCCCTGCCCCAGGCGCGGACCGGGAAACCGGTTTGGCTGTCGCTCTCGGGTCAGCCCAAGATCGATTCCAGCGGCAAGTTCCACGGTTACCGCGGCGCGGCGAAGGACGTTTCGGTCGAGTACCAGCGCAAGATCGAGGACCAGCGCCTCGCGGAGTTCGATTCACTGACCGGCCTGTACAACCGGCATCGGATGAACCGCCGGCTGGAAGGCGTCCTTGCAGCGTACAAGGCGGCGAAGCGCGTCTGCGCGCTGATGATGCTCGACCTTGACCGGTTCAAGCAGGTCAACGACACCATGGGCCACCCGGCGGGCGACAACCTGCTGCAGCAGGTCGCCGAGCGTCTGCGCAACGTGATCGGCGATCGCGGCGAGATCGGCCGCCTCGGGGGCGACGAATTCCAGGTCATCCTTCCCGACATGGACGACCGCGGCAAGCTCGGCGAACTGGCCGAAAAAGTGATCCAGATCGTGTCGCAGCCGTATCCGATCGACGACAAGCGCGCGATCATCGGCACTTCGGTGGGCATCGCAATCGCGCCCTACGACGGCCTGGAATCGGACGAACTGATCCGTGCCTCCGACCTGGCGCTCTACGCGGCCAAGAACGGCGGACGTGGGCAATTCCGCTTCTATTCCGCCGACCTCAAGGACGAAGAGGAAGAGCGCGCGCTGCTGCTCGATGACCTGCGCGAAGCGCTCGCGGCCGACGAGCTGCAGCTGCACTATCAGCCGGTCGTGCGCATTTCCGACAACATGGTCGTGGGCATGGAAGCCCTCATGCGCTGGGAGCACGAGGAGCGCGGCTGGGTCCCCCCCGGCACGTTCATTCCAGTAGCCGAGGAATCGAGCCTCATCGCCCCGCTCGGCGAATGGGCGCTGCATCGTGCCTGCAGGGACGCGATGGAATGGCCCGAGACCGTCCGGGTGGCGGTCAATGTGTCGGCCCGCCAATTCACGGCGAACGGTTTCGTCGACGTAGTAGCCGCAGCTTTACAGGAAAGTGGACTTGCGCCCGATCGGCTCGAACTCGAGCTGACCGAGAGCGTGTTCATGGGCGACAGCGAAACGACCGAAGTCACCTTCAACGCACTGAAGAAGATCGGCGTGCGCCTGGCACTCGACGACTTCGGAACGGGCTATTCCTCGCTAAGCTACCTGCGCTCTGCGCCGTTTGACAAGCTGAAGGTCGACAAGAGCTTCGTCGACACCTGCACCCAGAAGGATCAGAACAGCGCCAAGATCATCACGGCGATCATCGGTCTGTCGAAAGCGCTGGGGATGGAAACCACTGTCGAGGGCGTCGAAGCGTTCGACCAGCTGGATGTGGTCAAGAAGCGCGGCGCGGAATTGGTCCAGGGCTGGATCTATTCCAAGGCGATGCCCCAGGCGATGGTCCTGGCCAACATTCATTCCGGCGAGTTCAAGATAGAGCCGAGCGGCCCCGACAAGCACCGGGCCGACCGCCGGTCGATGTTCCGCCGCATCGGGATCATTCACGGCGATCATCGCTATGAGGCGGTGATCCGCGACCTCAGCAAGAACGGCGCCTTCATCGAAGGCCTCGTCGGTGTGCCGAAGGGCACGCAGTTCGTCCTCGATCTCGGGAGCGGCCAGCTTGTCGTGAGTGAGGTGATGCGATCGGAGGGCGCGCAGCTCGGAGTCGAGTTCGAGACCCCCCTCGTCAACGATGGCGCCGGCGGGCTGTGCACACGCCACCGGGTCAGCCCCTACGCCCTCGCCGCGGCAGGTATGCCGCTCACCTCGTTTGCGGCTGGCGGCGCGACACCGCTGAACCAGCAGGCCCCCACTACCCCGCCGGCGTTCATGCAGGTTCAGGTCGGGAGCGGCGGCTGA
- a CDS encoding class I adenylate-forming enzyme family protein, which yields MYHVTLSESHFPPQTDVELRDSTVGSILRDAAVRWPDAIALEEVDESGESMRTWTYAQLNDEADALATALLTRFRPGERIVLWANNVPEWIICAYAFGMAGIVLVTANPGYQPRELDYVVRQSSAVAVFVVESVRGNPIAEIARTVADDIPAVREITDIRDRDTLFATGDLQQPVPEVVSSDIAQIQYTSGSTGFPKGVLLHHRGLVNNALLTTKASGGNDGARVLLVMPLFHTAGCMTFLGLCQRGGHLVMPPMFDPALANLLLETREIEELGAVPTMLQFMLDADAREPRDFSSMRVMVSGGAMVAPELIRRVETRFGCPLLTVYGLTEASPIITLVRAGHSATDRSETVGQANTQCEISIRDPQSNTVVPVGVVGEICARGYMVMAGYNDNPEATAATIDAEGWLHTGDLGTMDERGFVKITGRLKEMIIRGGENLFPVEIENVLLEHGDVAQVAVVGLPDETWGEIVAAFVLPREGITLDLNALKAHCRAQMAAQKTPSVWVEVDEYPLTGSGKVQKFTLRDRYLDGFYDGATIA from the coding sequence ATGTACCACGTCACGCTGTCCGAGAGCCATTTCCCCCCGCAGACCGATGTCGAACTCCGCGACAGCACTGTCGGGTCGATCCTGCGCGATGCGGCCGTCCGCTGGCCCGACGCCATCGCCCTGGAAGAAGTCGATGAATCCGGCGAATCAATGCGCACGTGGACCTATGCGCAGTTGAACGACGAAGCAGACGCGCTTGCCACGGCCCTCCTCACTCGCTTCCGGCCGGGCGAGCGGATCGTGCTGTGGGCCAACAATGTGCCGGAATGGATTATCTGCGCCTACGCATTCGGGATGGCCGGGATCGTGCTTGTGACGGCCAACCCCGGTTATCAGCCGCGCGAACTCGATTACGTCGTCCGCCAATCATCCGCTGTTGCCGTGTTCGTCGTCGAGAGCGTCCGCGGCAACCCGATCGCCGAGATCGCGCGGACGGTTGCCGATGACATTCCCGCCGTTCGCGAAATCACCGATATCCGGGACCGCGACACCCTTTTCGCAACGGGAGATCTGCAACAGCCCGTTCCCGAAGTCGTCTCGTCGGACATCGCGCAGATCCAGTACACTTCGGGAAGCACGGGTTTTCCCAAGGGCGTGCTGCTGCACCATCGCGGTTTGGTTAACAACGCTCTGCTTACGACCAAGGCGTCAGGAGGGAACGATGGTGCTCGCGTATTGCTGGTGATGCCACTGTTTCACACGGCCGGCTGCATGACGTTCCTTGGGCTGTGCCAGCGTGGCGGCCATCTGGTCATGCCGCCGATGTTCGACCCCGCGCTCGCCAATCTCTTGCTGGAAACCCGGGAGATCGAGGAGCTTGGGGCTGTCCCGACGATGCTGCAGTTCATGCTCGATGCCGACGCGCGCGAGCCGCGCGATTTCTCCAGTATGCGGGTCATGGTGAGCGGCGGCGCGATGGTGGCGCCCGAACTGATTCGAAGGGTCGAGACACGGTTCGGCTGCCCTCTGCTAACCGTGTACGGACTGACCGAGGCTTCGCCGATCATCACACTCGTTCGGGCCGGCCATTCGGCGACCGATCGCAGCGAAACCGTCGGCCAAGCGAACACGCAATGCGAAATCTCGATCCGGGACCCTCAGAGCAATACCGTCGTGCCGGTTGGCGTGGTCGGGGAAATCTGCGCGCGCGGCTACATGGTCATGGCCGGATACAACGACAATCCGGAAGCGACAGCCGCAACGATCGATGCCGAGGGCTGGCTCCATACCGGCGACCTCGGCACGATGGACGAGCGCGGCTTCGTAAAGATAACCGGCCGCTTGAAGGAAATGATCATCCGGGGAGGCGAGAATCTGTTCCCGGTGGAGATCGAGAACGTACTGCTGGAGCACGGCGACGTCGCGCAAGTCGCGGTGGTCGGTCTGCCCGACGAAACGTGGGGCGAGATCGTCGCCGCCTTCGTTCTCCCGCGCGAAGGCATCACTCTGGACTTGAACGCGCTGAAGGCACACTGCCGTGCGCAAATGGCCGCGCAGAAGACGCCAAGCGTATGGGTAGAGGTCGACGAATATCCCCTGACTGGCTCGGGAAAAGTGCAGAAGTTCACGCTGCGCGATCGCTATCTCGATGGCTTCTACGACGGGGCCACGATAGCCTGA
- the hemA gene encoding 5-aminolevulinate synthase — MNYDHIFDQAIDRLHAEGRYRVFIDILRNKGAFPNARCFHGHNGPKPVTVWCSNDYLAMGQHPKVISAMEDALHDVGAGSGGTRNIGGNTHYHIELEGELADLHGKEAALIFTSGYVSNDATLSTLAKLLPGCVIFSDELNHASMIAGIRNSGCEKRVFRHNDVAHLEELLAAEDPDAPKLIAFESVYSMDGDVAPIHAICDLAEKYNALTYIDEVHAVGMYGKRGGGISERDEAAHRIDIIEGTLGKAFGVMGGYIAADRKIVDCIRSYAPGFIFTTSLSPVLVAGVLASVRHLKSSSAERDGQQAAAARLKAMFREAGLPVMDSVTHIVPLMVGDPVRAKKISDILLAEYGMYVQPINFPTVPRGTERLRFTPGPAHDEAMMRELTAALVEIWDRLELDLAQAA, encoded by the coding sequence GTGAACTACGACCACATATTCGATCAGGCGATCGACCGGCTCCACGCCGAAGGCCGCTACCGGGTGTTCATCGACATCCTGCGCAACAAGGGCGCCTTTCCCAACGCGCGCTGTTTCCACGGTCATAACGGGCCCAAGCCCGTGACGGTCTGGTGCTCGAACGACTATCTCGCGATGGGTCAGCACCCCAAGGTCATCAGTGCGATGGAAGACGCCCTGCATGACGTCGGGGCGGGTTCCGGCGGTACGCGCAATATCGGCGGCAACACCCATTACCACATCGAGCTCGAGGGTGAGCTGGCCGATCTCCACGGCAAGGAAGCCGCGCTGATCTTCACAAGCGGTTACGTGTCCAACGACGCGACGCTGTCGACGCTTGCCAAGCTCCTGCCCGGTTGCGTGATCTTCTCCGACGAACTCAACCACGCGAGCATGATCGCGGGCATCCGCAACTCGGGCTGCGAGAAGCGCGTATTCCGCCATAACGACGTCGCCCATCTCGAAGAACTGCTAGCCGCCGAGGATCCCGACGCGCCCAAGCTGATCGCCTTCGAGAGCGTCTATTCAATGGATGGCGACGTCGCCCCGATCCACGCGATCTGCGATCTTGCCGAGAAGTACAACGCCCTCACCTACATCGACGAGGTTCACGCCGTCGGCATGTACGGCAAGCGTGGCGGCGGCATTTCCGAACGCGACGAGGCCGCGCACCGGATCGACATCATCGAGGGCACGCTCGGCAAGGCGTTCGGCGTGATGGGCGGATATATCGCCGCTGACCGCAAGATCGTCGATTGCATCCGCAGCTACGCGCCCGGATTCATCTTTACGACCTCGCTCAGCCCGGTGCTGGTTGCCGGCGTGCTCGCGTCGGTCCGCCATCTCAAGTCGTCGAGTGCAGAACGCGATGGCCAGCAGGCCGCCGCCGCTCGCCTCAAGGCCATGTTCCGTGAAGCCGGTCTGCCGGTGATGGACAGCGTCACGCACATCGTTCCCTTGATGGTCGGCGACCCGGTTCGTGCCAAGAAGATCAGCGACATCCTGCTCGCCGAATACGGGATGTACGTGCAGCCGATCAACTTCCCGACCGTGCCGCGCGGGACCGAGCGCCTCCGGTTCACCCCGGGCCCCGCTCACGATGAAGCGATGATGCGCGAACTGACTGCGGCGCTGGTCGAGATCTGGGACCGGCTCGAACTGGATCTCGCACAGGCGGCCTGA
- the murI gene encoding glutamate racemase translates to MDPSSPILLFDSGVGGLTVLAELRKALPDAPVIYAADTAGLPYGTKTEAEIAARVAGLLGVLSERYRPRLATIACNTASTIALGMVRDVLHIPIVGTVPAIKPASAMTRSGVIGLLGTEATIRQGYVDRLEDEFAADKRLIRHAAPELVAAAEAKLRGMPVDQRAIASAVEGLREHPDGDAIDTVVLACTHFPLLSDELRSAFGEGVRLVDGAEGIARRIVSLTQGQGFHRSLPDFAVFTGEPDGSAAFADSLRRYGLDRVERL, encoded by the coding sequence TTGGACCCTTCTTCTCCCATCCTTTTGTTCGACTCCGGCGTCGGGGGGCTGACCGTGCTGGCCGAGCTGCGCAAGGCGCTCCCCGATGCGCCGGTGATCTATGCCGCCGATACCGCCGGCCTTCCCTACGGCACCAAGACCGAGGCCGAGATCGCGGCGCGTGTGGCGGGCCTGCTCGGCGTGCTGTCCGAGCGATACCGGCCCCGCCTTGCGACAATTGCCTGCAATACCGCGAGCACGATCGCGCTCGGCATGGTTCGCGACGTTCTGCACATCCCGATCGTCGGCACTGTGCCTGCGATCAAACCGGCTTCCGCGATGACAAGGTCCGGTGTCATAGGGCTGCTGGGCACCGAAGCGACGATCCGGCAAGGCTACGTCGACCGACTCGAAGATGAGTTTGCGGCCGACAAGCGGCTTATCCGCCACGCCGCTCCGGAGCTTGTCGCAGCGGCCGAGGCGAAGCTGCGCGGGATGCCGGTCGACCAGCGCGCGATCGCGAGCGCTGTCGAGGGATTGCGAGAGCATCCAGACGGCGATGCCATCGATACGGTCGTGCTGGCCTGCACGCACTTCCCTCTGCTTTCCGACGAACTACGGTCGGCCTTTGGCGAAGGCGTGCGCTTGGTTGACGGCGCCGAGGGGATCGCGCGGCGGATCGTAAGTCTGACACAAGGTCAGGGTTTCCATCGTTCATTGCCCGATTTCGCGGTTTTCACTGGTGAACCCGACGGCAGCGCCGCGTTCGCAGATAGCCTGCGCCGCTATGGCCTGGACCGCGTCGAACGCCTCTAA
- the plsY gene encoding glycerol-3-phosphate 1-O-acyltransferase PlsY: MENLYAALLGYAFGSIPFGLLLARAAGLGDVRKIGSGNIGATNVLRTGNKGVAAATLLLDLAKGLAPVLLAKTLWPGSEGIAAVAAVLGHCFPVWLGFKGGKGVATNAGVSFGLAWPIGLAYALVWLVVLAVGRISSVAGMSAVVAAAVAAAVLGFGDYVVPLAVIAALIIWLHRANIGRLMRGEEPRVGSSKKVDGGA; encoded by the coding sequence ATGGAAAACCTGTACGCCGCGCTCCTGGGCTATGCGTTCGGGTCGATTCCGTTCGGCCTGCTGCTCGCCCGCGCCGCGGGCCTGGGCGACGTGCGCAAGATCGGCAGCGGCAACATCGGCGCGACCAATGTTCTGCGTACCGGCAACAAGGGGGTGGCGGCGGCGACCTTGCTGCTCGACCTCGCAAAGGGCCTCGCACCCGTACTGCTCGCGAAAACGCTCTGGCCGGGCAGCGAAGGGATCGCCGCGGTGGCGGCCGTTTTGGGCCACTGTTTCCCCGTGTGGCTCGGCTTCAAGGGCGGGAAGGGCGTGGCGACCAACGCCGGAGTAAGCTTTGGCCTCGCGTGGCCGATCGGGCTCGCTTACGCGCTCGTCTGGCTGGTCGTGCTGGCGGTCGGCCGTATCAGTTCGGTCGCGGGAATGAGCGCGGTCGTCGCCGCGGCGGTCGCGGCGGCGGTGCTGGGTTTCGGCGACTACGTGGTCCCGCTCGCGGTGATCGCAGCACTCATCATCTGGCTGCACCGCGCCAATATCGGCCGCTTGATGCGCGGGGAGGAGCCTCGCGTAGGCAGTAGCAAGAAGGTGGACGGCGGCGCGTGA
- the dprA gene encoding DNA-processing protein DprA: protein MIAQEEAFARIRLLRSPNIGPVSYRQLLARFGSAQAAIEALPDLAQRGGRAYVAAAPERIAEEISQVRRASAKYLFHDQPDYPALLAEADGAPPILTWRGDLSLAQKPCVAIVGARNASAAAVKLARDFSAALSAAGFIIVSGLARGIDGAAHWGAMPATVGVIASGIDVTYPPEHADLQERVAVDGLLLAEQPPGTEPLARHFPSRNRIIAGIAAGTLVVEAAPKSGSLITARLAAEAGREVMAIPGSPLEGRATGCNQLIRDGAVLVQTPDDVIELMTGFDGTPRSTFREATAHYIVDQDELAAAEPADVAALLTSAPVAVDELIRQSGESAAAVQMALLELEISGRLVRHAGGRVSLTA, encoded by the coding sequence GTGATCGCACAGGAAGAAGCGTTCGCGCGCATTCGGCTGCTGCGATCGCCCAACATCGGCCCGGTCAGCTATCGGCAGTTGCTGGCGCGCTTCGGCAGCGCCCAGGCGGCCATCGAGGCGCTGCCCGATCTGGCGCAGCGTGGAGGACGCGCCTACGTGGCGGCAGCGCCCGAGCGGATCGCGGAGGAGATCTCGCAGGTCAGGCGGGCAAGCGCGAAGTACCTCTTCCACGACCAGCCGGACTACCCCGCCTTGCTGGCCGAAGCGGACGGGGCTCCGCCGATCCTGACCTGGCGCGGCGACCTGTCGCTGGCGCAAAAACCCTGTGTCGCTATCGTCGGTGCGCGCAACGCAAGTGCTGCGGCGGTCAAGCTGGCGCGCGATTTCTCTGCGGCGCTCTCCGCGGCCGGTTTCATCATCGTCTCGGGGCTTGCGCGCGGGATCGATGGCGCCGCGCACTGGGGCGCGATGCCCGCGACGGTCGGGGTGATCGCGAGCGGGATCGACGTGACATACCCGCCCGAACACGCCGACCTGCAGGAGCGCGTCGCGGTGGACGGCCTTCTCCTGGCCGAACAGCCGCCGGGCACCGAGCCGCTCGCACGCCATTTTCCCAGCCGCAACCGGATCATCGCGGGGATCGCCGCTGGCACGCTCGTCGTAGAGGCGGCACCCAAGTCCGGTTCGCTCATCACCGCGCGCCTGGCGGCTGAGGCGGGGCGCGAGGTTATGGCGATACCCGGCAGCCCGCTCGAAGGTCGGGCAACGGGGTGCAACCAGCTCATCCGTGATGGAGCCGTGCTGGTTCAGACGCCGGACGACGTGATCGAATTGATGACGGGCTTCGACGGAACGCCCCGGTCGACCTTCCGCGAAGCGACGGCCCATTACATTGTCGATCAGGATGAACTCGCTGCAGCCGAGCCGGCCGATGTTGCCGCGCTGCTCACCTCGGCTCCTGTCGCGGTCGATGAACTGATCCGCCAGTCGGGCGAAAGCGCCGCCGCCGTCCAGATGGCCCTCCTCGAACTGGAAATTTCAGGGCGCCTCGTTCGGCACGCGGGCGGGCGGGTTTCTCTGACCGCTTGA
- the topA gene encoding type I DNA topoisomerase has translation MQLVIVESPAKAKTIEKYLGSDFKVLASYGHVRDLPPKDGSVRPDEDFAMDWEVYRDKQGRVKDIADLAKKADRLILATDPDREGEAISWHVRDLLAKKKALPENVQRVTFNAITKNAVTEAMQKPRDLDQDLIDAYLARRALDYLYGFTLSPVLWRRLPGAKSAGRVQSVALRLIVEREREIEAFVAQEYWSVVAHMQHDGTAFDARLVVYDGKKLERLSIGDQGTAEAAKKAVEDARFTVEDVETKPLKRNPAPPFTTSTLQQEAARKLGYSASHTMRLAQTLYEQGAITYMRTDGVQMDGSAISACRKAISDRFSGHYLPEKPRMYQTKAKNAQEAHEAIRPTDFGRERAGQGDEARLYDLIFKRAMASQMAAASLERTTVTLRDPTGRHELRATGQVVKFPGFLAVYEESFDQKGEDDDEGLLPLMRKGDSPAKTGVDATQHFTQPPPRFSEASLVKRLEELGIGRPSTYASTIQTLRDREYVRMEKNRFFAEESGRLLTAFLERFFERYVAYDFTAGMEDELDIVSDGKEDWKKLLRQFWLDFKPKTEDVMERKPSEVTEALDEYLGDYLFPPRADGHDPRECQTCLAEGRSGGRLSLRGGKFGAFIACSNYPECKYTRQFASPGGGADSGEDGSMGKDPESGLEVVRKAGRFGPYVQLGEGKDAKRASIPKDLDDFDLEWALKLLSLPRIVGEHPETGREIEANIGRYGPYLRHDGKYGKLTSTREVFEVGMNRAVDILAQAANRGAGGGRAKAEPIKTLGAHPTSGGEMKVMPGRYGPYVTDGTTNATLPKDVKPEDVTEAQAIELIDARAAKGPAKKKGRKAPAKKKAAPKKAKAS, from the coding sequence ATGCAGCTTGTCATCGTAGAATCGCCGGCCAAGGCGAAGACCATCGAGAAATACCTGGGCTCGGACTTCAAGGTCCTCGCTTCGTACGGCCACGTGCGCGACCTGCCGCCCAAGGACGGCAGCGTGCGTCCCGACGAGGATTTCGCGATGGACTGGGAGGTCTACCGCGACAAGCAGGGCCGGGTGAAGGACATCGCCGACCTCGCGAAGAAGGCGGACCGCCTGATCCTCGCCACCGACCCCGATCGCGAGGGCGAAGCGATCAGCTGGCACGTGCGCGACCTGCTCGCGAAGAAGAAGGCGCTGCCCGAAAACGTCCAACGGGTGACCTTCAACGCGATCACCAAGAACGCGGTGACGGAGGCGATGCAGAAGCCTCGGGACCTCGACCAGGACCTGATCGACGCCTACCTCGCGCGCCGTGCGCTCGATTATCTGTACGGCTTCACGCTGTCGCCAGTGCTTTGGCGTCGCTTGCCTGGGGCGAAAAGCGCGGGCCGGGTGCAGTCGGTGGCGCTGCGCCTGATCGTCGAGCGTGAGCGTGAGATCGAGGCCTTCGTCGCGCAGGAATACTGGTCGGTCGTCGCGCATATGCAGCACGACGGGACCGCGTTCGACGCGCGGCTGGTGGTCTACGATGGCAAGAAGCTGGAACGTCTCAGCATCGGCGACCAAGGCACTGCCGAAGCCGCGAAAAAGGCTGTCGAGGACGCGCGGTTCACGGTCGAAGATGTCGAGACCAAGCCGCTCAAGCGCAACCCGGCGCCGCCGTTCACGACATCAACCCTGCAGCAGGAAGCTGCGCGCAAGCTCGGTTATTCGGCGAGCCACACCATGCGGCTGGCGCAGACGCTCTACGAACAGGGCGCGATCACCTACATGCGGACCGACGGGGTTCAGATGGACGGCAGCGCGATCAGTGCCTGCCGCAAGGCGATCAGCGACCGGTTCAGCGGGCATTACCTTCCCGAAAAGCCGCGCATGTATCAGACAAAGGCCAAGAATGCGCAGGAAGCGCACGAGGCGATCCGGCCGACCGACTTCGGGCGCGAGCGGGCGGGGCAGGGCGACGAAGCACGTCTCTACGACCTCATCTTCAAGCGCGCGATGGCGAGCCAGATGGCCGCCGCGAGCCTCGAGCGCACCACGGTCACCTTGCGCGATCCGACTGGGCGGCACGAGCTGCGTGCGACCGGACAAGTCGTGAAGTTTCCGGGGTTTCTCGCCGTCTACGAAGAGAGCTTCGACCAGAAGGGCGAGGACGACGACGAAGGTTTGCTGCCGCTGATGCGCAAGGGCGACAGCCCGGCGAAGACCGGCGTCGACGCGACCCAGCACTTCACCCAGCCGCCGCCGCGCTTTTCCGAGGCATCGCTGGTGAAGCGGCTCGAGGAACTGGGTATCGGCCGGCCTTCGACTTACGCCTCCACCATCCAGACCCTGCGCGACCGCGAGTACGTGCGGATGGAGAAAAACCGTTTCTTCGCAGAGGAATCGGGGCGCTTGTTGACGGCGTTCCTCGAGCGATTCTTCGAGCGCTACGTGGCCTATGACTTCACTGCAGGGATGGAAGACGAGCTCGATATCGTTTCCGACGGCAAGGAGGACTGGAAGAAGCTGCTCCGCCAGTTCTGGCTCGACTTCAAGCCGAAGACCGAGGACGTGATGGAGCGCAAGCCCTCGGAAGTGACCGAGGCGCTCGACGAATATCTGGGCGACTACCTGTTCCCGCCGCGCGCCGACGGCCACGACCCGCGCGAATGCCAGACGTGCCTTGCCGAAGGGCGCTCGGGCGGGCGGCTGAGCCTGCGCGGCGGCAAGTTCGGCGCGTTCATTGCCTGCTCGAATTATCCCGAGTGCAAGTACACCCGCCAGTTCGCCAGTCCGGGCGGCGGTGCGGACAGCGGCGAGGACGGCTCGATGGGCAAGGACCCGGAGAGCGGCCTCGAGGTGGTTCGCAAGGCGGGTCGCTTCGGTCCCTACGTCCAGCTCGGCGAGGGCAAGGACGCCAAGCGTGCGAGCATTCCGAAAGACCTCGACGATTTCGATCTCGAATGGGCGTTGAAGCTGCTGTCGCTCCCGCGCATCGTCGGCGAGCATCCCGAGACCGGCAGGGAGATCGAGGCGAACATCGGCCGTTACGGCCCGTACCTCCGCCACGACGGCAAGTACGGCAAGCTGACCAGCACCCGTGAGGTGTTCGAAGTCGGCATGAACCGCGCGGTCGACATTCTCGCCCAGGCCGCCAATCGCGGCGCGGGCGGCGGTCGGGCGAAGGCCGAGCCGATCAAGACGCTCGGTGCGCATCCCACCAGCGGCGGGGAAATGAAGGTGATGCCTGGTCGGTACGGGCCCTACGTGACCGACGGGACGACCAACGCGACCTTGCCGAAAGACGTGAAGCCCGAGGACGTGACCGAAGCGCAGGCGATCGAACTGATCGACGCGCGGGCGGCAAAGGGGCCGGCAAAGAAGAAGGGCCGGAAGGCTCCTGCGAAGAAGAAGGCGGCGCCGAAAAAGGCGAAGGCTTCCTAG